From a region of the Neobacillus niacini genome:
- a CDS encoding type 1 glutamine amidotransferase domain-containing protein codes for MRLKGKKVVSLVHHDFEDLELWYPILRLREEGAVVDLAGEKAEEEYIGKYGVPAKSDYSYSDIKGEEYDAILVPGGWAPDKIRRFPEVLSLLQHFEENKKPIGQICHAGWVLISAKILQGKKVTSTPRIKDDMENAGATWYDEPVVVDGHLVSSRRPPDLPDYMREFVKVIEQK; via the coding sequence ATGCGTTTAAAAGGTAAGAAAGTTGTTAGTCTTGTCCATCATGATTTTGAAGATCTTGAGCTATGGTATCCAATTCTCCGATTACGAGAAGAAGGGGCTGTGGTTGACCTAGCAGGAGAAAAGGCTGAGGAAGAGTACATAGGAAAATATGGAGTGCCAGCAAAATCGGATTACTCCTATAGTGATATTAAAGGGGAAGAATACGATGCGATTTTAGTTCCAGGTGGTTGGGCACCAGATAAGATTCGCCGCTTTCCTGAAGTTCTTTCACTGCTTCAGCATTTCGAAGAAAACAAAAAGCCGATTGGTCAAATTTGCCATGCTGGCTGGGTATTAATTTCGGCAAAAATCCTGCAGGGTAAGAAGGTAACTAGTACACCTAGGATTAAGGATGATATGGAGAATGCCGGTGCAACTTGGTATGATGAGCCGGTTGTGGTCGACGGACATTTAGTCTCAAGTAGACGCCCACCTGATTTACCGGATTATATGCGTGAATTTGTTAAAGTCATCGAACAGAAATAA
- a CDS encoding DUF1292 domain-containing protein: protein MANIEVGEVFTISDETDQEQEVEVLASINIEGTNYVAVGFVEDIKEETEEDIDIFFLKVDEDGDLTAIESDEEFDKVSAAFDEIMDEEEE, encoded by the coding sequence GTGGCAAATATTGAAGTTGGCGAAGTTTTCACAATTAGTGATGAAACAGATCAGGAGCAGGAAGTGGAAGTGTTAGCTTCTATCAATATAGAAGGCACCAATTATGTAGCGGTGGGATTTGTTGAAGATATAAAAGAGGAAACAGAAGAGGACATTGATATCTTCTTTTTAAAAGTTGATGAGGATGGAGACTTAACGGCTATCGAAAGCGATGAGGAGTTTGACAAGGTATCTGCTGCTTTTGATGAGATTATGGATGAGGAAGAGGAATAG
- a CDS encoding sigma-54 interaction domain-containing protein, whose translation MDQTKMTVEYLQYLISMYKRILDEVDVGVHAVDASGNTVIYNKKMAQMESMDIHDVMNKNLLDVFMFKEDQSSTLVKALQDRKETKNVKQTYFNNKGREITTNNNTIPIYENEELLGAVEIANDVTKLERLIKGNITRKGTTRYTFDSITGNSTVMKEVIEGAKRAARTSSYVLIVGETGTGKELFAQSIHNASSRFSGPFISQNCAALPDNLIESLLFGTRRGAFTGAIDQPGLFEQANGGTLLLDEINSLNLNLQAKLLRALQEKTIRRVGDTKDTPVDVRVIANINEDPIDAVTNNHMRKDLYYRLGVVTVFIPPLRERKEDITLLAQLFINKYNDLFQMNVKGLSEEVKASFLEYDWHGNVRELEHLVEAAMNIMMDDEELIEYSHLPYQYRSKLHLKERNTPSVSVDMFLKDGTDTTTSLKEQMEYFEKSYIEHILKNNDYNITRTADVLGLSRQSLQYRMKKLNIKHE comes from the coding sequence ATGGATCAGACAAAAATGACAGTTGAATACCTGCAGTATCTTATTTCCATGTATAAAAGGATTTTAGATGAAGTGGATGTTGGGGTCCATGCTGTAGATGCTTCAGGGAATACGGTTATTTATAATAAGAAAATGGCTCAAATGGAATCGATGGACATCCACGATGTCATGAATAAGAATCTGCTAGATGTCTTTATGTTTAAGGAAGATCAATCTAGCACACTTGTAAAAGCGCTTCAAGATAGAAAAGAGACAAAGAATGTTAAGCAAACTTATTTTAATAATAAAGGCCGAGAAATCACCACCAACAACAATACCATTCCTATTTATGAAAACGAAGAACTATTGGGTGCAGTTGAAATAGCCAACGACGTGACCAAGCTGGAACGTTTAATAAAAGGGAATATCACGCGAAAAGGTACTACTAGATATACTTTTGATAGTATTACAGGAAACAGTACCGTGATGAAGGAAGTCATTGAAGGTGCCAAGCGTGCCGCACGGACCTCTTCTTACGTCTTAATTGTGGGAGAAACAGGAACTGGAAAAGAGCTGTTTGCCCAAAGTATACATAATGCCAGCAGTCGGTTTTCCGGCCCCTTTATCTCTCAAAACTGCGCTGCTTTACCTGATAACTTAATAGAAAGTCTTCTATTCGGCACAAGGCGGGGTGCTTTTACCGGAGCCATCGACCAGCCAGGATTATTTGAACAGGCCAACGGCGGAACGTTGTTACTTGATGAGATAAATTCTCTTAATCTAAACCTTCAGGCTAAACTGCTTCGTGCACTTCAAGAAAAAACAATCCGCCGGGTCGGGGATACAAAGGATACACCCGTTGACGTTCGTGTAATAGCAAATATTAACGAGGACCCGATCGATGCGGTAACCAACAATCATATGCGGAAGGACTTATATTATCGCCTTGGAGTTGTCACCGTCTTTATTCCGCCTTTAAGGGAGCGTAAAGAGGATATCACTCTCCTGGCCCAGCTTTTTATTAACAAGTACAACGATCTCTTTCAAATGAACGTAAAAGGTTTATCAGAAGAGGTTAAAGCTTCATTTCTAGAGTATGACTGGCATGGAAATGTTCGTGAACTAGAACATCTAGTTGAAGCGGCTATGAACATTATGATGGATGATGAAGAACTCATTGAGTATTCGCATCTTCCCTATCAATATCGAAGTAAATTGCATCTAAAAGAAAGAAACACTCCTTCTGTATCGGTTGATATGTTTTTAAAAGATGGAACAGATACGACCACTTCACTAAAGGAGCAAATGGAATACTTTGAAAAATCCTATATAGAACATATCTTGAAAAATAATGATTACAATATTACTAGAACTGCAGATGTGCTAGGACTAAGCCGTCAAAGTCTTCAGTATCGAATGAAAAAACTAAACATCAAACATGAGTAA
- a CDS encoding ferrous iron transporter B, which produces MSIQQLYTEAQQLSTAKLRDDIVQQLYERSHRLCAEGIKYTKSNRDTRTEKLDAIFTSPIFGFPIMLTMLGVLFYLTIAGANIPSSMLAEFFGSMEKYLTAFFSFIHAPDWVHGVLVLGLYRGTTWVISVMLPPMAIFFPTFALLENYGYLPRVAFNMDRLFKRVGAHGKQSLTMAMGFGCNAAAVISTRIIESPRERMLAILTNNFVPCNGRWGTLIVLASLFMAANFTGGLKSLVTTGVIVGIVMFGIIVTFFVSWVLSKTALKGIPTHYTLELPPYRKPKIFDTVVRSSLTKSWSVLMRAVKVAAPAAILTWVFANIFIGDTSILMYAVEFLDPFGKLLGLDGYIMMAFILGLPANEIVLPILLMGYLSTGSLTEVDSLVDLKQIFLDHGWTWLTALNMMLFSLLHYPCGTTLLNIYKETKSKKWTFLAFLIPTVIAILVPFIITQTVRFFGWM; this is translated from the coding sequence AGCCATCGGCTTTGTGCTGAGGGCATTAAGTATACAAAGTCGAACAGAGACACAAGGACCGAAAAACTAGATGCGATATTTACCTCGCCGATTTTTGGATTTCCGATTATGCTTACGATGTTGGGTGTATTGTTTTACTTAACAATTGCTGGAGCAAATATACCGTCCTCGATGTTAGCAGAGTTCTTTGGTTCGATGGAGAAATATTTAACTGCATTTTTTAGCTTTATTCACGCACCTGACTGGGTTCATGGCGTTCTTGTTCTCGGTTTATACCGCGGTACAACGTGGGTTATTAGCGTCATGCTGCCTCCGATGGCAATCTTTTTTCCAACCTTCGCACTCTTAGAGAATTACGGTTATCTACCACGTGTTGCTTTTAATATGGACCGTCTGTTTAAGAGGGTGGGTGCTCATGGGAAGCAATCCTTAACGATGGCTATGGGTTTTGGCTGTAATGCAGCAGCGGTGATATCTACAAGGATAATTGAATCGCCCAGAGAACGAATGCTGGCGATATTGACCAATAATTTTGTTCCGTGTAATGGGCGTTGGGGAACATTAATTGTATTAGCCTCGTTATTTATGGCTGCAAATTTTACAGGCGGACTTAAATCCCTTGTTACAACCGGTGTGATTGTCGGGATTGTCATGTTTGGTATTATTGTCACCTTTTTTGTCTCTTGGGTCCTATCAAAAACAGCGTTAAAAGGGATTCCAACCCACTACACGTTAGAACTTCCTCCATACAGGAAACCTAAAATTTTTGATACGGTGGTTCGCTCATCGTTAACAAAATCATGGTCGGTTTTAATGCGTGCGGTAAAGGTTGCAGCACCGGCGGCGATTTTAACCTGGGTGTTTGCAAACATTTTTATTGGTGATACCAGCATTCTGATGTATGCAGTTGAGTTCTTAGATCCATTTGGAAAATTGCTCGGTCTTGATGGCTATATTATGATGGCGTTTATTTTAGGCTTGCCAGCGAATGAAATTGTCCTTCCCATCTTGTTAATGGGGTATCTATCAACAGGATCCTTAACAGAGGTGGATAGCTTGGTCGATTTAAAGCAAATCTTTCTCGACCATGGCTGGACGTGGCTTACAGCACTAAATATGATGTTATTTTCACTGCTTCATTATCCATGCGGAACAACGCTTTTAAATATTTATAAAGAAACTAAAAGTAAAAAATGGACGTTTTTAGCCTTTTTGATTCCTACGGTCATTGCCATTCTTGTTCCTTTTATTATTACCCAAACCGTTAGATTCTTTGGCTGGATGTAA
- the pruA gene encoding L-glutamate gamma-semialdehyde dehydrogenase → MKPYTHEPFTNFTEEANKQAFQQALSYVQSQLGKEYPVVIGGESITTDKKIQSINPANKEEVIGSVSMADQELAEKAMQTALTAFESWKKWKPEHRANILFRAAAMLRRRKHEFSAYLVKEGGKPWKEADADTAEAIDFIEYYGRQMLRIKEGFPVQSRDGEYNQYHYIPLGVGIIISPFNFPLAIMAGTTVAAIVSGNTVLLKPANSTPIVAAKFVELMHEAGLPNGVLNFVPGSGAQIGDYLVDHPKTRFVSFTGSREVGCRINERAAKVHPGQIWIKRVIAEMGGKDTVVVDNDADLDLAAASIVYSAFGFSGQKCSAGSRAVVHQDVYDEVLEKAVALTKTLTLGNPEDLSNYMGPVIDDKSFKKIMNYIEVGKQEGRLMTGGEGDDSQGYFIQPTIFADLDENARLMQEEIFGPVLAFSKARDFDHMMKIANNTDYGLTGALISNNREHIERAREEFHVGNLYFNRTCTGAIVGYQPFGGFNMSGTDSKAGGPDYLLLHMQAKTTSETL, encoded by the coding sequence ATGAAACCGTATACGCATGAACCATTTACTAATTTTACAGAAGAAGCAAATAAACAAGCATTTCAACAAGCTCTTTCGTATGTTCAATCCCAGCTAGGAAAGGAATATCCTGTTGTGATTGGCGGGGAATCCATTACAACTGATAAAAAAATTCAATCTATTAATCCAGCAAATAAAGAAGAAGTCATCGGAAGTGTGTCCATGGCAGACCAAGAACTTGCCGAAAAGGCCATGCAAACGGCATTAACTGCATTTGAATCTTGGAAGAAATGGAAGCCTGAACACCGTGCCAATATCCTATTCCGTGCAGCAGCGATGTTGCGCCGCCGTAAACATGAATTTTCTGCTTATCTTGTAAAAGAAGGTGGTAAACCATGGAAGGAAGCGGACGCAGATACGGCTGAAGCAATTGATTTTATCGAATATTACGGTCGTCAAATGCTTCGTATAAAAGAAGGTTTTCCTGTACAGAGCCGTGATGGCGAATACAATCAATATCACTACATTCCACTAGGTGTAGGAATCATTATTTCACCATTTAACTTCCCATTGGCGATTATGGCTGGAACAACCGTTGCAGCAATTGTGTCTGGGAATACCGTGCTTTTAAAGCCTGCAAACTCTACACCAATTGTGGCAGCAAAGTTTGTAGAGCTAATGCATGAAGCTGGTTTACCAAATGGCGTTTTAAACTTCGTACCAGGCAGCGGGGCGCAGATTGGGGATTATCTTGTTGATCATCCGAAAACTCGTTTCGTATCCTTCACTGGCTCTCGTGAGGTTGGGTGCAGAATCAATGAACGAGCGGCAAAAGTTCACCCAGGGCAAATATGGATTAAACGTGTCATTGCTGAAATGGGCGGTAAGGATACCGTAGTTGTAGACAATGATGCTGATTTAGATTTAGCTGCAGCAAGTATCGTTTATTCAGCTTTTGGTTTCTCTGGTCAAAAATGTTCTGCTGGCTCTCGTGCAGTTGTTCATCAGGATGTTTATGATGAAGTGCTTGAAAAAGCTGTGGCGTTAACCAAAACACTGACACTTGGTAACCCAGAAGATTTATCTAATTATATGGGTCCAGTGATTGATGATAAATCATTTAAGAAGATCATGAATTATATTGAAGTTGGTAAACAAGAAGGAAGATTAATGACCGGTGGAGAAGGCGATGACTCACAGGGTTACTTTATCCAGCCAACGATCTTTGCTGATTTAGATGAAAATGCGCGACTTATGCAAGAGGAGATTTTTGGACCAGTTCTGGCTTTCTCAAAAGCTCGTGATTTTGACCATATGATGAAAATCGCTAACAACACAGATTACGGTCTAACAGGAGCTTTAATTTCAAACAACCGTGAACATATTGAACGTGCCCGTGAAGAATTCCATGTTGGAAATCTCTACTTTAACCGTACTTGTACTGGAGCGATTGTTGGATATCAGCCATTTGGAGGATTCAATATGTCAGGAACAGATTCTAAAGCAGGCGGTCCCGATTATTTACTGCTTCACATGCAAGCTAAAACAACTTCCGAAACGCTATAA